One Kitasatospora sp. NBC_01266 genomic window carries:
- a CDS encoding S41 family peptidase: MTAAARQARHGATLGLVFGTVLLGGAVLGAWGGTVPGAPPRRAASVDAAGPAPEVAGLSPLQAERLVADGGDRWAAYYSPQEYAEFTQGLDGEYLGVGVFVYRADDGSTLVSALPPGSPAAAAGIAVGDRLLAVDDAPVDRLPVTEVVARLRGHSDQRDAGGRSAGPGSPVRLTLRRGGGAAREVTLRRTVLAAQDVAVDHPAPGVLWITARAFTTGVGARIAAAVRGAPERGMVLDLRGNSGGLVAEAVATASAFLDGGPVASYQVGGQVRQLAAASGGDPRTPLVVLVDGGTMSAAELLAGALQDRCRAVLVGSRTFGKGTVQQPSRLADGSVLELTVGRWFTPAGRSPDGTGLLPDVPVTDPAAADALALRVLSGLGSAGAKP, from the coding sequence ATGACCGCAGCCGCACGGCAGGCGCGCCATGGTGCCACCCTCGGCCTGGTGTTCGGCACGGTGCTGCTCGGCGGCGCGGTGCTGGGCGCCTGGGGCGGCACCGTGCCCGGCGCGCCGCCGCGCCGGGCCGCCTCGGTGGACGCCGCAGGCCCGGCACCCGAGGTCGCGGGACTCTCCCCGCTGCAGGCCGAGCGGCTGGTGGCGGATGGCGGCGACCGCTGGGCCGCGTACTACAGCCCGCAGGAGTACGCCGAGTTCACCCAGGGGCTGGACGGCGAGTACCTCGGGGTCGGCGTCTTCGTGTACCGGGCCGACGACGGCTCGACGCTGGTCAGCGCGCTGCCCCCGGGCTCGCCGGCCGCCGCGGCCGGGATCGCGGTCGGCGACCGGCTGCTCGCGGTGGACGACGCGCCGGTGGACCGGCTGCCGGTGACCGAGGTGGTGGCCCGGTTGCGCGGCCACTCCGATCAACGGGACGCCGGTGGGCGGTCGGCCGGTCCCGGCTCACCGGTGCGGCTGACGCTGCGGCGCGGCGGCGGTGCCGCACGTGAGGTGACGCTGCGTCGGACCGTGCTCGCCGCCCAGGACGTCGCCGTGGACCACCCGGCGCCCGGGGTGCTGTGGATCACCGCACGGGCCTTCACCACCGGCGTCGGCGCCCGGATCGCCGCGGCGGTGCGGGGCGCGCCCGAGCGCGGGATGGTGCTCGACCTGCGCGGCAACTCCGGTGGCCTGGTGGCGGAGGCGGTCGCCACCGCCTCCGCCTTCCTGGACGGCGGCCCGGTCGCCTCCTACCAGGTCGGCGGCCAGGTACGGCAGTTGGCCGCGGCGTCCGGCGGCGATCCGCGCACCCCGCTGGTGGTGCTGGTGGACGGCGGCACGATGAGCGCCGCCGAACTGCTGGCCGGCGCGCTGCAGGACCGCTGCCGGGCGGTGCTGGTGGGCAGCCGGACCTTCGGCAAGGGCACCGTCCAGCAGCCCAGCCGGCTCGCCGACGGATCGGTCCTGGAACTCACCGTGGGCCGCTGGTTCACCCCCGCCGGACGCTCCCCGGACGGCACCGGCCTGCTCCCCGACGTGCCGGTCACCGACCCGGCCGCCGCCGACGCGTTGGCCCTGCGGGTGCTCAGCGGGCTGGGCAGTGCCGGCGCCAAGCCGTAA
- a CDS encoding serine/threonine-protein kinase, which translates to MARKIGSRYTVHQVIGRGSAGTVWLGEGPDGPVAVKLLREDLATDQVLVGRFVQERAALTGLDHPRVVGVRDMVVDGDDLALVMELVHGTDLRSRLEREGVLAPQAAASVIADVADGLAAAHAAGIVHRDVKPENVMLDLAAPPGPGGAPRAKLTDFGIARLVDAPRRTRATRIIGTPDYLAPEIIEGLEPRAAVDIYALATVCYELLAGFTPFGGGHTGAVLRRHVTESVPPIPGLPDGLWRIISECLAKAPASRLRAAELAERLREQLPALAGLPPLALPAQDRPAAEEVPTAAEAVYAEADTGTGAHRRRRGPAVPLVAAPAPDSTRDTHTSLRRPSAQELAGYAAESRAQRSAPAPGHRGGRRSALVRRRRLLAVLLAVVLLLAGAAAAYAAFAGGHGHGTGAHAQRLSADVLRLGGHRSVPAPRANH; encoded by the coding sequence TTGGCACGCAAGATCGGCAGCCGGTACACCGTGCACCAGGTGATCGGCCGGGGGTCCGCCGGAACCGTCTGGCTCGGCGAGGGCCCCGACGGACCGGTGGCCGTCAAGCTGCTGCGCGAGGACCTGGCCACCGATCAGGTGCTGGTCGGGCGCTTCGTCCAGGAGCGGGCCGCGCTCACCGGCCTGGACCACCCGCGCGTGGTCGGGGTGCGCGACATGGTGGTGGACGGCGATGACCTCGCGCTGGTGATGGAGCTGGTGCACGGCACCGATCTGCGCTCCCGGCTGGAGCGCGAGGGCGTCCTCGCCCCGCAGGCCGCCGCCTCGGTGATCGCGGATGTGGCCGACGGGCTGGCCGCCGCGCACGCGGCCGGGATCGTGCACCGGGACGTCAAGCCGGAGAACGTGATGCTCGACCTCGCCGCGCCGCCGGGACCAGGCGGCGCGCCGCGCGCCAAGCTCACCGACTTCGGCATCGCCCGGCTGGTCGACGCCCCGCGGCGGACGAGGGCGACCCGGATCATCGGCACCCCCGACTACCTGGCCCCCGAGATCATCGAGGGCCTGGAGCCGCGGGCCGCCGTCGACATCTACGCGCTGGCCACGGTCTGCTACGAGCTGCTGGCCGGCTTCACCCCGTTCGGCGGTGGCCACACCGGGGCGGTGCTGCGCCGACACGTCACCGAGAGCGTGCCGCCGATCCCCGGGCTGCCGGACGGCCTGTGGCGGATCATCTCCGAGTGCCTGGCCAAGGCGCCCGCCTCCCGGCTGCGCGCCGCCGAGCTGGCCGAGCGCCTGCGCGAGCAGCTGCCCGCGCTGGCCGGCCTGCCGCCGCTGGCGCTGCCCGCCCAGGACCGGCCGGCCGCCGAGGAGGTGCCGACCGCGGCCGAGGCCGTCTACGCCGAGGCGGACACCGGCACCGGCGCCCACCGCCGCCGACGCGGCCCCGCGGTCCCGCTGGTCGCCGCCCCGGCCCCGGACTCCACCCGGGACACCCACACCAGCCTGCGCCGCCCCTCCGCCCAGGAGCTGGCCGGCTACGCCGCGGAGTCACGTGCCCAGCGCTCCGCGCCCGCGCCCGGCCACCGCGGCGGGCGACGGTCGGCCCTGGTGCGCCGGCGCCGGCTGCTCGCGGTGCTGCTGGCCGTGGTGCTGCTGCTGGCCGGTGCCGCCGCGGCCTACGCGGCCTTCGCCGGCGGCCACGGGCACGGCACCGGGGCGCACGCCCAGCGGCTCTCGGCGGACGTGCTGCGGCTCGGTGGCCACCGGTCGGTCCCAGCGCCCCGCGCCAACCATTAG
- the ftsX gene encoding permease-like cell division protein FtsX — protein MRAQFILSEIGVGLRRNLTMTIAVVVSVALSLALAGASLLVRDQVNSMKGYWYDKVEVSIYFCTKADAKTAPQCANGAATQDQIDDVKAGLDKMQPLVESSTFESQAEAYKHWKDMNPDNALVSVLGADAIPSSWRVKLSDPTRYDVIQSAFAGHPGVRSVEDERQILDNLFGLLNGLQTAAFVIMVLMLSVALLLIVNTVRVSAFSRRRETGIMRLVGASNFYVQMPFIAEAAFAALLGAVLASGLLLLGNYGVQHWLAKKVQFIQFIGLSSVLQVIPLLIVAGMAMAAVAAFLTLRKYLKV, from the coding sequence ATGCGCGCCCAGTTCATCCTGTCGGAGATCGGTGTGGGTCTCCGCCGCAACCTGACCATGACCATCGCGGTCGTGGTCAGCGTCGCGCTCTCGCTCGCCCTGGCCGGGGCCAGTCTGCTGGTCCGTGACCAGGTCAACTCGATGAAGGGGTACTGGTACGACAAGGTCGAGGTCAGCATCTACTTCTGCACCAAGGCGGACGCCAAGACCGCCCCGCAGTGTGCGAACGGTGCGGCCACCCAGGACCAGATCGACGATGTCAAGGCCGGCCTGGACAAGATGCAGCCGCTGGTGGAGAGCTCCACCTTCGAGAGCCAGGCGGAGGCCTACAAGCACTGGAAGGACATGAACCCGGACAACGCCCTGGTCTCCGTCCTCGGTGCCGACGCCATCCCGTCCTCCTGGCGGGTGAAGCTGAGCGATCCGACCCGTTACGACGTGATCCAGAGCGCCTTCGCCGGGCATCCAGGGGTGCGTTCGGTGGAGGACGAGCGGCAGATCCTGGACAACCTCTTCGGGTTGCTCAACGGCCTGCAGACGGCGGCCTTCGTGATCATGGTGCTGATGCTCTCGGTGGCGCTGCTGCTGATCGTCAACACGGTCCGCGTCTCGGCGTTCAGCCGAAGGCGGGAGACCGGGATCATGAGGCTGGTCGGTGCCTCCAACTTCTATGTGCAGATGCCGTTCATCGCGGAGGCGGCCTTCGCCGCCCTGCTGGGCGCGGTGCTGGCCTCCGGCCTGCTGCTGCTCGGCAACTACGGCGTGCAGCACTGGCTGGCCAAGAAGGTGCAGTTCATCCAGTTCATCGGGCTCTCCTCGGTGCTGCAGGTGATCCCGCTGCTGATCGTGGCCGGTATGGCGATGGCGGCGGTGGCGGCCTTCCTGACACTGCGCAAGTACCTGAAGGTGTAG
- the ftsE gene encoding cell division ATP-binding protein FtsE: MIRFDNVSKTYPKQNRPALSEVSLEIEKGEFVFLVGSSGSGKSTFLRLCLREERPSTGEVHVLGKDLGKLSNWKVPHMRRQLGTVFQDFRLLPNKTVAQNVAFALEVIGKPKSAINKVVPEVLDLVGLGGKEDRMPGELSGGEQQRVAIARAFVNRPMLLIADEPTGNLDPQNSVGIMKLLDRINRTGTTVLMATHDQAIVDQMRKRVIELDKGLLVRDQARGVYGYQH; this comes from the coding sequence GTGATCAGATTCGACAACGTTTCCAAGACCTATCCCAAGCAGAACCGCCCCGCCCTGTCGGAGGTCTCGCTGGAGATCGAGAAGGGCGAGTTCGTCTTCCTGGTCGGTTCCTCCGGCTCGGGCAAGTCCACCTTCCTGCGGCTGTGCCTGCGCGAGGAGCGCCCCAGCACCGGCGAGGTGCACGTGCTCGGCAAGGACCTGGGCAAGCTGTCCAACTGGAAGGTGCCGCACATGCGGCGTCAACTGGGCACGGTCTTCCAGGACTTCCGCCTGCTGCCGAACAAGACCGTGGCGCAGAACGTGGCGTTCGCGCTGGAGGTCATCGGCAAGCCGAAGAGCGCCATCAACAAGGTGGTGCCCGAGGTGCTCGACCTGGTCGGCCTCGGCGGCAAGGAGGACCGGATGCCCGGTGAGCTCTCCGGTGGTGAGCAGCAGCGCGTCGCGATCGCCCGGGCCTTCGTCAACCGCCCGATGCTGCTGATCGCGGACGAGCCGACCGGAAACCTGGACCCGCAGAACTCGGTCGGCATCATGAAGCTGCTGGACCGGATCAACCGCACCGGGACCACGGTGCTGATGGCCACCCACGACCAGGCCATCGTCGACCAGATGCGCAAGCGCGTGATCGAACTCGACAAGGGGCTGCTGGTCCGTGACCAGGCCCGCGGTGTCTACGGGTACCAGCACTAG
- the prfB gene encoding peptide chain release factor 2, producing MAAVDPSEELKNLETTMGSIEAVLDLDKIRADVERLEEEAAAPALWDDVANAQKVTSRLSFLQGELRRVAGLRSRIEDVSVLFELAEDEGDADTRAEAETELASVKKAVEELEVRTLLSGEYDAREALVNIRAEAGGVDAADFAEQLMRMYLRWAERHGYPTEVYDTSYAEEAGIKSATFTVKTPYAYGTLSVEQGTHRLVRISPFDNQGRRQTSFAGVEVLPVVEQSDHVDIDEGELRIDVYRASGPGGQGVNTTDSAVRITHLPTGIVVSCQNERSQIQNKASAMNVLQAKLLERRRQEEKARMDSLKDSGSSWGNQMRSYVLHPYQMVKDLRTEYEVGNPQAVLDGDIDAFIEAGIRWRKQSEN from the coding sequence GTGGCAGCCGTCGATCCTTCCGAAGAGCTCAAGAACCTCGAAACGACCATGGGGTCGATCGAGGCAGTCCTCGACCTGGACAAGATCCGGGCCGACGTCGAACGTCTGGAGGAGGAGGCAGCCGCCCCCGCCCTCTGGGACGACGTCGCGAACGCCCAGAAGGTCACCAGTCGGCTCTCCTTCCTGCAGGGCGAGCTGCGCCGGGTCGCCGGCCTGCGCAGCCGGATCGAGGACGTGTCCGTCCTCTTCGAGCTGGCCGAGGACGAGGGCGACGCGGACACCCGGGCCGAGGCCGAGACCGAGCTGGCCTCGGTCAAGAAGGCCGTCGAGGAGCTGGAGGTGCGCACCCTGCTCTCCGGCGAGTACGACGCCCGCGAGGCGCTGGTCAACATCCGGGCCGAGGCCGGTGGCGTGGACGCCGCCGACTTCGCCGAGCAGCTGATGCGGATGTACCTGCGCTGGGCCGAGCGGCACGGCTACCCGACCGAGGTCTACGACACCTCCTACGCGGAGGAGGCGGGCATCAAGTCCGCGACCTTCACCGTGAAGACCCCCTACGCCTACGGCACGCTCTCGGTCGAGCAGGGCACCCACCGCCTGGTGCGGATCTCGCCGTTCGACAACCAGGGCCGCCGGCAGACCTCCTTCGCGGGTGTCGAGGTGCTCCCGGTCGTCGAGCAGAGCGACCACGTCGACATCGACGAGGGCGAGCTGCGGATCGACGTCTACCGCGCCTCCGGCCCCGGCGGCCAGGGCGTCAACACCACCGACTCGGCGGTGCGGATCACCCACCTGCCGACCGGCATCGTGGTCTCCTGCCAGAACGAGCGCTCGCAGATCCAGAACAAGGCCTCGGCGATGAACGTCCTCCAGGCCAAGCTGCTGGAGCGGCGCCGCCAGGAGGAGAAGGCCCGGATGGACTCGCTGAAGGACAGCGGCAGCTCATGGGGCAACCAGATGCGCTCCTACGTGCTGCACCCGTACCAGATGGTCAAGGACCTGCGGACCGAGTACGAGGTCGGCAACCCGCAGGCGGTGCTGGACGGCGACATCGACGCCTTCATCGAGGCCGGTATCCGCTGGCGCAAGCAGAGCGAGAACTGA